The genome window ggtGGTATGAGATGGATTGTGGATGAGAGGTTTTGTGTTTTTGGCTCCAAGATAATGATAATGTGTTTCAAAACCCGTAACTCATAATATCCCCTTCAATTGTCGGTTAAACAAGGTCAAAAACCAAAATTCAGCGCTGCAACTTTAGAGGCCACGTAGGCGACGCTCAACCCACGCGTAGGCGACTCGGCGCTCTGATCTGACGTGTTGGGTTTCTATCTACGGCCATTTCTGGATGACTCGACGCGTCATTAGGCCGTCGCTGATGCAATATCTATGTTTGGCTCCGGTATTTTTCGTTTCGCATGTCCGGATGGTCTCGATCGCCTCCCGATGCTCCGTAAAGCTCCCAAATAGCAATTTAAACTCTGTTAGACTTAGACCTGCCAAACACAAATCATATCAAAGTAGACCATTCGAAACTTAAATGCATGTATAGACACAAACTTTAATACGATTAAACAAcgggttttcaaccacgtatcaggAGCCATATTAGGTCATAACAAATCATTTTGGTATTAAAGACCTAAGCATGATGGTCAGTGCACTTAtgagtaggggtgcaaacgagccgagctactcgcaaGCTACTCAAGCTCAGCTCGAAAAAAAAGCTCGAActagccgagcttaaacgagctcgagctcgagcccgaacctaaaaacaagctcgtttagaaAACGAGTCCGAGCTCGAGCTTAAaaaattaccatttatataaatataaaaagtaactatatttatataataataataattaccatttatataaatataaaaaaaataactaaattatatgtatagtAATAactataattaatataaattaattaataaatactaaacgagtcgagcccgagccgagctcgagctcgagctttcataagttaaacgagctcgagctcgagcctggtcgagctcgggctcagcTCGGCTCGTTACCCCTACTTATGAGCCTTAATAGGTGTTGACATATGCTAGTGAGCTGTTTTATGTTTACGccataaaaaatcatttttgtgtTAAAAGCCCATTTAAGATGATCAATACACCAATTGGCTATGTCATGTGTTGATTAGTTGTTTAAGATTAGATAGAGTCGCATTAGGTTAGAAGTCATTTTGATGTTAAAGATTTGTGTATGATGACTGATACGCTAATAGGTCGGGCCATGTGTTATTAAGTTATTTTAGGTTACACATAGTCACATTAGCTAGTCTTTTTGGTGTTAAAGACCCATGTACGGTGATCGATACTTCATGGTCCTTGCTATTGAGTTGTTTTAGGATTCACTATGTCACATTAAGCTATAACAAAACAATTTGGTGTTGAAGATAAGTGTATGTTGGTGTAGGTTACATAATACAACTATATTGGTTTAAAGTACATGTCTAGATCGAACAAATACGTAGGGACTACACATCACCAAGTGTGCTAAAATACATTTCCAGATAGATAAAAATATCTTTTCGTAGTAAACCATATGTATAGACAGATATGCTGACACATTACGATGTTGCGACCTTAGACATAAGAGGAGGGTACAAGGGATAGATTTGGTAATATTTTTTGGGATCACAATAAGGATAGAATTGACGAGGAAATGTGTTTCGCAAGCGGGCGTACAAAGGATCAAATATTTGCAAAGATGTTGAGGATATCTTCAATGCTTGAAAGATTTTACATACGATCAAAACAATGAGGATGTTGTTGAAGAATCATATGTCGAATATGCACGAGTTAATGAAAGGTTGTTTTGTTAAGATAAAAATTTGGAAGCTTATAGTTGATGCCAGTTTTAATTAGTTTTGTAATATTTATCCAAGTTTTAAAGTATTACTAAATATGATTTTAGGTATTTGTATTTTTAAAAGTTAATAGTGAAGTGCTTTTAGTTATTTGAAGTTTATAAGTGATAATAATGAAGTGTTTTAGTTATATTTGAAGTTTTTACGTGATAATAATGAAGTGTTTTAGTTATCTGTATTTGTTTTAATTTAAGTGGTTTAATTTAAAAACACAGAAACCCTTTTTTGGATTTAGTTTAGGCTAAACCAGTTTTAGCCCGACCCAAACCGACTAGGATGGGGTCAGAGGTTTCACCTAGTAAAACCAGGTTTAGcccataataaaaaaaaaaaaaaaaaaaaaaaaaaaactaattcaGATTGGTCCCAAACTTGCATTTGTACACCACTAAAGAAATGTTACTTTGGAAAAAGAAAGAAACTGTAAATGGGAGCACGGTTTAGGCCCTATAGAGGACACATCTAGAACTTTATACCACTATTGGGCTTTTGCATTAAGCCCTATAAATTGTAAGATTATCCTTTAAAACCCCAATATAGATTTTTCTTTAAAAAGGCTATTTATATAATAACTAGTATTAAGGCCCCCGTGTTGCGATGGGAGCATAAAACCATGACAAATAGCACTAATGTCATACCATCGCCAGCAACCACCAACATTAAAGTTGGGGTGTGTTATTGCGAAGAAATTCGACCGAAACATAaaatatagaaaataataactaagtccatTTAGGATCTGCGTGTTGTGGCGAACCTGTCAAgtgggaaaaaatagacgacgtaaaaatgttgaatcacacacgcatgttgcgccatgttaactcgcaaaatttagaacgaagtgtaaaacgaaacgtaaaaacgttgaaccacgcacgcatgttgcgccatgttaactcacaaaatctagaacgaaacgtaaaaacgttgaaccacacacgcacgttgcaccatgttaactcgcaaaatctagaacaaaacgtaaaacaaaaaatttGCCACATATGAAAAGTGtaggggaccaaagttgaaagtaaaatgttgtgaggttaaattgaaaAGAAGAAAACTTTTAGGCTAAAAGTAAAAATTCAAATAGTTAGGGATTAAAAATgtaatatcaatttttttttaaaaaaccccTAAGCATAGGGTACAATACCTCCATGCACCAGCATGTTACTTATTTATACGATCTAAATAGCTTAATAATATGATTATTATGTCAATTAGGTGAGAAATGTAATAAAAATAAATAGTTGAGTATATTAAAATTAGAGAATTTTAATACTAAACTAATACGTTTTATTTGTCATCTAATTTCTTAAATCCAACTAAATCGGTTCGGCCAGTGAACCAATAAGACGTCAAGTTAGCTAACCGATCCGGTTATGAAAATATCGAATAAAACACAACATGGCTTCATTATTTCTATGCGTACCTACAAGAAAAAAAGTACTTATATTATAATTTTACATTGATATTTATAGATTGCCTTCTTATACATTGTCTTCAAAAACATATTGACatagttataaaatattttataaataaataagaaaatattTCTTGATACACCTAACTTCTACCGTAAAATACACGTTTTAGCCGGCTATCCAACTCATCATTTACTAACAAATATTtctataaacaaaaaaaatgccACCCAAAAATGTGAAATCTTCAGACTTTTTTTTATTCCTCATTGACTTAAAAGTTGTAAAAAAATGACTAAAAAATACATGCCAAATGGTTCCCACGTTTCCTTCTTCCCCTTCAAATTCTCCTTCGCTTTCTCTCCACATCCTTTGGGATCTTCTCTCTTTCCATCTTTGTTCATACCATTTCTTTATCTATTTGAAAGATTTGATGATCCAATCCTTGTGCTAAAGAAATTTATAAAATCTATGGTACTTTGTTGTATGTTTTTGAACAAATTGATGTTAGAGAGAGAGtttgcattttttttttcattgagACAATGGGAATGGATGGAAGGATTGAGAAATCTTGATATCATAATGTGTTGTTAAAAATCTTCAAACATCTAACTTGACCGAAAAATGAGTTGTTTTTCGTGTTTTTCATCAAAAGGAAAGAGAAGATCAAGGAGACATGCAAGTCGAAGAGCAAAAAGCCCAATTGTACACCGTGAACCACCTCCCGCTGGTAAGTATTATTTTTTCTTGTTAGCTAGTcgtatagaaaaaaaaaacatatgatTTATCGTACATTCACTCTTCTTTGTAAATTCTCGGTGGTATCATATTAATCATCAAATTTGATGTTCGTCCCTTCTTTTTTATCATGATCATTGCCCGCTGAAGATGATTTGTACACCATCAAATTTATCTATATATCATTGATTCATGTTTAAAAATAAAACCCTCATATAAACAATTCCATACAACATAACAGGGGGTCAGGGCCCCCTGGCCCCTTCTAACCTTCGCTCTTGGGATGTTTGTGATCGTGTAACATGTATGAGAGGTTACTTAATTATAATTTctacaaaacataaataatcagAGTAACACATTCAACAATGAATGTGTTTTTTATAAGagaaaacatgattttgaaaggacAAAAAAACATCAACTGGTTGGAAAACAAAGCGGGATCAAGGTTGGTCCTCCATCCTTTTTAAAACCATTTAACAATAACAATTAATATAGTAATAAATATAACTATAAAAAGAACTATAAAAGTATTTAAAAGAactataaaaaatatttaaaatttcAAAATAATGACATGTGTTCTGTCAACACATGAAAATATTTACGTAAATATGGCAACCTTTTTatagtcaaaacatgaaaatattTACGTAAATTTGGCAACCTTTTACATTCAACATTTATAACTGTACTAAAAAATACATGTCAACCCAACATTAATCCTTTGGAACCGTTAACTATAAAGGGTCTAACTATAAATATAATCCAACATTTTCTGTGTAGAAAACAGGAATCATAAAGCTGTTACACCAAATAGAAGAAGCAAAGAAAATGGCAATAATCCTGCTGCCATAAAAACAGACACCGGCGACAAAATTGCGGCTCAAACTTTTACTTTCCGGGAACTAGCTGCCGTTACAAAGAACTTCCGGCAAGATTCTCTCATCGGCGAAGGTGGATTCGGGAGAGTTTACAAGGGAAAACTTGCTAAAACCGGCCAGGTAAATTAGCAAAGATGCAATTGGCAAATATGTAGGCTAGACATGTTAGATAATAGGTTAACAAACTAGGCGGTGTTCAAATAATTAATGTGTTAACCTATTTAACtaaacatgtcgacatgttaaccAGTTTAAAATTAGAATAACAGATATACTTTATAAGGTAAACCTGCCAACTTGTTTAGTGCTCGTCTAACCCATTTATTATGACTCCTCAACCCAATTACAAGTTAATTGTACCTCATCTACAAGTCGTCAACATGTTTGCAACTCGTCTAGATAAATAGATTACACAGGTTGTGTTCAGGTTACATGATTTTAGGTATGTCTAGCTTAGGGTTAAGGTCTTTGATTTGAATTATATGGGTTGTATTCAGGTACACCATTTCAAgtacgcgttaacatgacaccaTTGCCACCTCTGATTAAAACAAGTTGGGGACGAAAGTGATTATTAGAGTATACATAGGTCAAGCGACTTTAGTGATGATATAGTTCAAGCGACTTTAGTGATGACAAGCGAATTTAGTTGTCACTAAAGTCGTCTTGATCCTTCATCATCGTCGTCATCATCATGCTCAGTagatcccacaaatagcaaaactaaggtacggtctgaggagggtaagatgtagacagccttacctctagcCCGTAGAGATAGAGGGGTtgtttccagtgagacccccggctcgatagtagttttgcatcaagctttgaacataaggcacataacactcagcaatcgagacaaaggccgattagtgcatgtacccttgtCTTTTCGGCTATGaacaccaccacatgatgcatgattaccCGTTTGccgcttttaacattattttcatgaaattagtaaaataacgttaaaattagtgcactttcactccCCCcagggcccacacatatatacattatatatgCACACCGCAAGCAGCAGGGCGTAAAGTTGTCTTCGTCCTTGTGTATACATATTGAACATGTAGCTTGTATTATAATCAACTGATGCATATGAGATTGAGTGTATATATAGGTCAAGCGACTTTAGTGATAAGGTAGGTCAAGCGACTATTTAGCGATGACAAGCGAATTTATTATCACTAAAGTCGTCTTCATCTATATCATCACTAAAGTCGCTTAAACCTATATATACTCTAATATAAAACATGTAACACTATGTCACTATAAGAGGCCGTTGTCACCGTTAAATAATTCAGTTTTgattatatttttacaaaacagtttaatAGTGTTTCAACTATTTTTCTTTCAGGATGTGGCTGTGAAGCAACTGGATCGAAAGGGGTTGCAAGGAAACCGTGAATTCCTAGTCGAAGTTTTGATGTTAAGCCTTCTTCATCATCCGAATCTGGTGAGTTTAGTAGGGTATTGCGCAGATGGTGATCAAAGAATTCTCGTGTACGAGTATATGTCTGCAGGCTCACTAGAAGATCATCTATTCGGTAATATTTGTTTGCTTTTCTTACTATCAAAGGTAGTTTCTCATTAGTcaccataatttttttttttttttttaaatcagaaGTCTTTTAACACTACCAGAAAACTAGCATTTGTGACAGAAAAAAATCATCTGAGCTTTTGAGACTGAATGGTTGAAAAATTAGCAAGTACAACTATGTCGCAAAACGGTCACAAATTTGGCATCCGTTTCGCAAATCatacgcaaaaaaaaaaaagtaattatAATAAGACCTTTTAAGAATGCTACCTGCTAGCCTCTCTAGTCTTCATCGAGGCGTTCACGTTGcggtttaaatttataaaaataggtTAAATCAGTCATCGGCTTGGTTTAAAAaatgatatgtttttttttttaactttctcatAGTGGATTGAACGGTTTGGTTTATAGATTGGTTTAAAGACCATTCGATATCAAACTCGACCTAAGCGGATACTCAAATCATTAAAAATAACACAAACAATATATGTATCCAACTCTGACCGTTATGAAGGAGTAGATACATTTGCTCGATTAAAGACATCTCAGGATGTTTATCCGGTGATTTAGTTGGTCGTTCAAAAAATAATATGTTACAATATTAAATAGTTAAATTTTCTGGTAGTCATAAAAAACCAATACCATTAAGTAATATATTACATACTTCTAGAAGTTTTAGGTGAACCTAACCCATACCAAAAAGTTACCTTTTTTTTTTGAAGGGTAGTAAGCTCAAGCTTAAGTTGGTTTGACTCCTTTTCAGTTTTCAATCCTTTGCTCTAGTTTAAAGAGATTAAAACGTTACTAATGACTTAGCTTATTGTTTGATCTAAAGCCGACAAAATCTAACTACCCCTTTAATTGGTGTAGCTACTTATGATGGATTGCACAATCAAATATGCAGATCTTCCTCCAGGGAAAGCACCACTACCCTGGTTCACAAGGATGAAAATCACGTTAGACGCTGCAAAAGGTCTAGAATACTTGCACGATAAAGCTAACCCGCCTGTTATTTATCGTGACTTAAAATCTTCCAACATCTTACTCGATCAAGAttacaatgtcaaactctccgaTTTTGGGCTAGCCAAGCTTGGCCCAGTTGGGGACAAATCACATGTGTCAACAAGAGTAATGGGCACATACGGATATTGTGCGCCCGAGTATCAAAGAACGGGACAATTAACAGTTAAATCTGACGTTTATAGCTTTGGAGTTGTACTGTTGGAGCTCATCACAGGACGGAGAGCCGTTGATACAACAAGGAGAAATAAAGACCAAAATCTAGTTACTTGGGTAATTACGATTTTGCTCTTAGTTAActatttcatttatttttatttattaacctaaaaataaaaatataaacattAATGTGTCCACCTATAGTGTATTTGAATAATTTTAAAAACTATATTTGATGTTAGATTTATTATTGAACAGGCAGACCCAATTTTAAAGGACCCACAAAGGTTTGGTGAACTTGTTGATCCACTATTAAAAGGAGACTACCCAGAAAAGGGTTTGAGCCAAGCAATAGCGGTTGCAACCATGTGTCTAAACGAGGACGCATCGGTTAGACCATTGATCAGTGATGTGGTTACTGCCCTTACTTTCCTTGGAGACAAAACCGACACGATAGAGTTAATTGATTCTCCAATTGAACCATCACCATCTCGACCTTTCTCCTATATGAATGAACAACATAAGGCACGTGTTAGTGAtcatcgagaacaagaggttgcAGAAGCCAAGGAATGGGGTATGACTGTAAGGACGGGTGCGATGTCAAATTCAACACGTTAAAttatttgttacaaaaattatattGTTATAGAAATAGTATGGCATTTTTGTTTTTCCATGTTCACTTGTTTGATAACTTCTTTGATGGTTTCATTTTTAGCAAAAGTCACCACTTAACCGATAAGTGTGACAATGGTGAAGATGGTTTTCTAGGTGGTAAAATTGGTATTTTTATCTTAgttctctcattttctttttgtaattttgCTCTTTCTTGTAAGGAACAATGGGGAAGGGAAACACTAGACTTAAAATACACGGGTTAAAGTAAATTTTCATTACGAGGAAAGTTCTTTATTTCATGTTTGAAAATGAAAGGGCATTTGGCTTAGTAATATTAAGGTGTATGCGAGAAAAGGTGCCCATCCTTAAGTGGTGAGGGTTTTAAGTCTCGCGGTGGACAAACACACGTACATTTAAAAGTAGGATTAAAAGTATgtatgtgagagagagagagagagagagagttagccACTCATAAAAATCATGTTTGCAAGGTTGTTAAATGACAGAAACCGCTTTCTATATTTCACACAGCTAAAAAAACTCGGAGAGGATGAGTAACCAATTTGCTAAAGAGAGCTAACAAAGACGGAAGTGTTGTCAATATCATAAATTGCTTGTACGTAACACCCACGTTTTGTAAActctttttattatatatattaaaccatCCCATAAACATTCCCAAATTTTTGAAAATATTATATCAGAGCGTGaatatttttttcaaaatatttaCACGATAATTGACAATCATAGTTAGGTACATGTAgtgaatattgtttttcaaaatatTTACATAATAATTGACAATCATAGTTAGGTACATGTAGTGATCAAATCCTGGTCAGAAGACATTATAGCTAATTACAATATTTGCAAGGCTGAATCGCATTTGGTGTAAGATTCTTAAAACTGTTGGAACCATCTATACCCGAAGACTCGCCAACAATTGGGATGCGGGAATTGGACCCACACGTTAATAATATTTGGAATTTCTAAGAGATTTGTGTCTAGCATAGGCATAACGACGCTCCAGCAAGCACGGTAGTGCCTAGGATAGGCAAGTTCATGTCTCAACAAGCACGGTTGTGCCTCActtatttcaactagaaaatctacGGGTTTGAGTCTTACCAATCGTGTAAGCATCTTTGACACACTAGACCAATTATACTCGACTTAAACCCACGGTTTGAGTCCCCCCTCTCTCTAAAACACAAGCCTTATCTTTCTAGTCGTATCCTTCTAATATCATGAAGCGGGAAGGTTTGTTAGCTAACTAGAGGTTATATACCACTTGCGGAGGCCATCATAAGCTAAATCAACATACTCAAAATATGTTGGTTTGACATCCTAAACCTGAATCTATGTAAATTTGGtgtttaatgtcacaccccagCCTGAGGCAAAAACACCGGGGTGTAACGAAACCCTTGGATAAGAAGTGcttaaattttattaataaaaaaaatgtttcaaGCATCATCCAAATAAACAATAAACCCAGACCATCCCATACTGTATTTTATTTTAAGCTAGTTAAGTCTCCATCCTtgaatcctatgtgagcatgcgtgGTCTTTAGTGTCCATTACCTGAAAAACATGCTAAAATAGTAAAATATGTTAACTATAAAGTTAGCGAGAACATAGGTTTGAATAAACAACATAACATAGCACAAAATAATAAACAAGTTTAAACCATACAAGTAATTAAATCCCATATATGTTGTCCACAACCAACCTTTAGTTACTTTATAGTGTGCCCTCTAGTGCCCGACTACCTAACATGAGGACGTCATGATGTTGTTACTGGTGTCGGGTTTTAAACATCCAGACCCACCCGAGAATACTGGATGTGTTTTTCAAACCAATAGATCTATCAATGTACTACCGTTGGCTTTGCAAATTAATGGTTGTGTATTGTTATAATGAGGACGACTTTTAAAAGTGTGTCAAATGTACCATAGAACATGTAAAGCCGTTTTAATCATTTACAAATATGTGAAAACCATTATTTGATTTTTATTGAAAAAACATATCTTGTTGTTAAGAGTATGTTTTCCACCCCAAAGTTTAAACAATGTAAAAGATGGCCTATGAACTCACCATTATACTTGACTTGTTTTCTCGTTGCGTGAAACGGTTATCGATGCcctatattattgttattatgtAAGTTGTTTAAGAAACAACTTTGATACCAACTACATGAGGAGAGTTGAATAGAAGATTGAAAATGCGGCTTCAAGGGGTTTAAACATCAAACCCCAATTTGTATGTTGGCTGAATAACGAGCTTCTTAGAGTTTAAAAAGGCATATGAGATCCAGGGATTTTCCATGATTTAGAACATCTTTTTAGGGTTTCAGTTACAAAAAGATTGTTTAATCAGTGTTTATGATTATGAAAAGATGGTCTGAAGCTGTATTTTGACAGCTTTGCGCACCTGTTATGTATTGTTGTTTTGGAGATTAATAACTTAGTATTTTGAGGTGATTTTGATATGGTCGGGTTCGTCTTTCGATGAACTTGATTTAACAAAAACTTATATTTGGATTTGTATTGAATAAGTTAGGATGGTTTAAAGTCGGATCAATGTTGTCCAAAAACAAAAGTTACATATGTTACATTAAAAACATTTGAATATGCTAGTGTTTTGATTTGAAACCATAGTAAACACTTACCACAACAACTTACATAACTGAATTTAACATATAACAATTTACAAACTCAATTACCACAACAACCTAAATAATAGAAGATTCAGCATGCAACAACAAACATTGAATGCAAGCACTTACCACAACAACCTAAATAATAAAATTTTGCACCTAAATGAATCCATCATGCAACAACTTCCATAACTCACTAACAAACattgaatttatatatataaagagcTACACCCATACCATTTGGAGGCAACATTGGCTGCAAGCATAAATATGTTTCCATTAACATCCTGCATATACAGAACCAACAATACGACACTAACTATAAAATAACAATATTTTGACTTTCCAGGTCAAATTTGTTACCTTATAACTGCGAATAAGTTAGGGACTTGTTACCTTATGTTTAGTCTTTTGTATATTATGTTTCAGGTTAATGACAGTATAAAACCATTGACTGTTTCAGATTAGCCTTTTATATAAACGCAAACCATTGACTTACAAATATCAACATTTACTTTTGCATAAATGCGAACCATTGGCTTACAAATATCAACATTTATCCGACTCATCATGAATATGAACACAAGGATGATTGTGAATCATCTTTGTATAAATGCAAACCGTTGACTTACAAACCCATATCTGATTCATCATCCATATCTTATTCTTAGATTGATTACAAAAACCCATGATGAGTAAAATTAATCATTACAATTAAGGGAAAATTGATCAACGAAAAATCCGATCTAGTTAGGCAACAAATACATTTACAACACAATCTAGTAAggtatcatatatatatacacacacacaccttaTCATTACAAACTACCCTTATACCCCTATTCGATTCTATTACCCCTGACTTATTCACATTGTTCCAGAATTTCAAAACGACATTCAAATGCACGACGAGGTAGCGTACGGTAGCATTCAACCTAATTCCGACTACACCATTTCAAGGTCAAGTTCAAAGGTTGATAATTTTTGATAAATTTCGAGTTACAAACTCAAGAAATAACGTTTATCCCTGACACATTGTGTGTCCACTATCACATCAAATGATAAGCTAACCATGATCGTTGGAGATGATGATGGGGGGGTTTTGGTGGGTTGGGTCCGACGACAAACAACAAGGATGCAAGTGAGTGGTTTGTTTGAAAAAAAGAGACACGTTTGGGTATTTAGCGTAGGGGTTTAGGTATAAATACCAAAAAAAAACCACCCCTAACAGTCGTCCTTCACCATCTAATAGAATATACTAGTTTTGATACATTGAGGGACTTAGAATGCATAAAAAT of Helianthus annuus cultivar XRQ/B chromosome 1, HanXRQr2.0-SUNRISE, whole genome shotgun sequence contains these proteins:
- the LOC110924633 gene encoding probable serine/threonine-protein kinase PBL25 isoform X1, which translates into the protein MSCFSCFSSKGKRRSRRHASRRAKSPIVHREPPPAENRNHKAVTPNRRSKENGNNPAAIKTDTGDKIAAQTFTFRELAAVTKNFRQDSLIGEGGFGRVYKGKLAKTGQDVAVKQLDRKGLQGNREFLVEVLMLSLLHHPNLVSLVGYCADGDQRILVYEYMSAGSLEDHLFDLPPGKAPLPWFTRMKITLDAAKGLEYLHDKANPPVIYRDLKSSNILLDQDYNVKLSDFGLAKLGPVGDKSHVSTRVMGTYGYCAPEYQRTGQLTVKSDVYSFGVVLLELITGRRAVDTTRRNKDQNLVTWADPILKDPQRFGELVDPLLKGDYPEKGLSQAIAVATMCLNEDASVRPLISDVVTALTFLGDKTDTIELIDSPIEPSPSRPFSYMNEQHKARVSDHREQEVAEAKEWGMTVRTGAMSNSTR
- the LOC110924633 gene encoding probable serine/threonine-protein kinase PBL26 isoform X2; this translates as MQVEEQKAQLYTVNHLPLDVAVKQLDRKGLQGNREFLVEVLMLSLLHHPNLVSLVGYCADGDQRILVYEYMSAGSLEDHLFDLPPGKAPLPWFTRMKITLDAAKGLEYLHDKANPPVIYRDLKSSNILLDQDYNVKLSDFGLAKLGPVGDKSHVSTRVMGTYGYCAPEYQRTGQLTVKSDVYSFGVVLLELITGRRAVDTTRRNKDQNLVTWADPILKDPQRFGELVDPLLKGDYPEKGLSQAIAVATMCLNEDASVRPLISDVVTALTFLGDKTDTIELIDSPIEPSPSRPFSYMNEQHKARVSDHREQEVAEAKEWGMTVRTGAMSNSTR